A part of Bufo bufo chromosome 7, aBufBuf1.1, whole genome shotgun sequence genomic DNA contains:
- the LOC121007929 gene encoding taste receptor type 2 member 40-like, producing the protein MVATAVTLAPGTALNAMIIAVYCGDRISRRQSSPCDLIFLSTALTNLSLQWFSTLKSFIHYIPSDYLGLWIHYVFMFSLFLTYFRFWATAWLSSYYCLKLVRCSCGPFIWLKSTFSSSMAQIIGISLLGIFLIILPLNWMIEPIPHHNMTDGPTRYTFNVEPSYMAVNLLLGCVFPLVGTLVCIGFSVASLLRHVWRIRKNRSQFTSSPKIKGHIQAIRVMVLQVLLNATIQVSTSVFLLSSFRPGVILEVMFGLILIINPTAQALILITGNPKLQDKLSKTVNIFRKYM; encoded by the coding sequence ATGGTCGCCACGGCCGTTACATTGGCTCCAGGAACTGCTCTAAACGCCATGATTATTGCCGTCTACTGTGGAGACAGGATCAGTAGACGGCAGTCCAGCCCTTGTGATCTGATCTTTCTCTCCACCGCCCTCACCAACCTGAGCCTGCAGTGGTTCTCCACCCTTAAGAGCTTCATACATTACATCCCTTCTGACTACTTAGGATTGTGGATTCATTATGTCTTCATGTTCTCCCTATTTCTGACCTATTTCCGCTTCTGGGCCACAGCTTGGCTCTCCAGCTATTACTGCCTGAAGCTGGTCCGCTGCTCATGTGGACCCTTCATCTGGCTGAAGAGCACGTTCTCCTCCTCCATGGCTCAGATAATCGGAATATCTCTTCTAGGGATATTCCTCATCATTCTGCCTCTAAATTGGATGATAGAACCGATACCACATCATAACATGACCGATGGGCCAACAAGATACACTTTCAATGTGGAGCCCTCTTACATGGCTGTTAATCTGCTTCTTGGTTGTGTCTTTCCTTTAGTTGGGACTCTCGTCTGCATTGGATTTAGTGTGGCGTCTCTCCTGAGACATGTCTGGAGGATCAGGAAGAACAGATCCCAGTTCACCTCCTCTCCGAAGATTAAGGGTCATATTCAAGCCATCCGGGTCATGGTCCTACAAGTCCTCCTCAATGCCACCATACAAGTCTCCACCAGTGTCTTCCTTCTGTCCTCATTCCGGCCTGGTGTCATATTGGAAGTGATGTTCGGGCTCATCCTTATAATAAATCCCACAGCCCAGGCTTTAATCTTAATTACAGGAAATCCTAAACTACAAGATAAATTATCGAAAACAGTCAATATCTTCAGAAAATATATGTAA